A single genomic interval of Alligator mississippiensis isolate rAllMis1 chromosome 15, rAllMis1, whole genome shotgun sequence harbors:
- the LOC102564619 gene encoding serum amyloid P-component isoform X3: MERMLLWLPVLAGFLGIVSLAGLPEARIRAHPSHPSPGAEVELICEVSGGHGPWEFLWEKEDVLQRSMDSVFFIPSFGKNDTGTYTCTATSPTGRVIAEYHLETTNLKWLAFIFPRKSKDSAVLVNMELDEPLRNFSVCLRYFTEQIKSYALFSYATRGQDNDILLYKNRLQNYRLYVGGEFVSFSAQGKESTSQGWIHVCASWESSTGIAELWVNGMPLPRKALQADYAVSPEAAVVLGQEQDSYGGRYNASQAFVGEVTDVYMWDFRLAPDEVRSISGGWDIRSPALLDWRNFPYEMIGHVFLKPRLS, translated from the exons ATGGAGAGGATGCTGCTGTGGCTCCCTGTCCTTGCTGGCTTCTTAGGCATCGTCTCCCTGGCAG GTCTGCCAGAAGCAAGGATCCGGGCGCACCCGTCCCACCCCAGCCCGGGCGCAGAGGTGGAGCTGATCTGTGAGGTGTCGGGGGGGCACGG GCCATGGGAGTTCCTGTGGGAGAAGGAAGATGTCCTGCAGAGGAGCATGGACAGTGTCTTCTTCATCCCCTCCTTCGGCAAAAATGACACTGGCACCTACACCTGCACAGCCACCAGCCCCACGGGCAGAGTCATCGCCGAGTACCACCTGGAGACCACAA ACCTGAAATGGCTGGCCTTCATCTTCCCCAGAAAGAGCAAAGACTCCGCCGTGCTTGTGAACATGGAGCTGGATGAGCCGCTGCGAAACTTCTCCGTGTGCCTGAGGTACTTCACGGAGCAAATCAAGTCCTATGCCCTCTTCTCCTATGCCACCAGGGGCCAGGACAACGACATCCTCCTCTACAAGAACAGGCTCCAGAATTACCGCCTGTACGTGGGTGGGGAATTTGTGTCCTTCAGTGCCCAAGGGAAGGAGAGCACCAGCCAGGGTTGGATCCATGTCTGTGCCAGCTGGGAATCCAGCACGGGCATTGCTGAGCTCTGGGTGAATGGGATGCCTCTGCCCCGGAAAGCTCTGCAGGCAGACTATGCCGTCAGCCCCGAGGCTGCGGtcgtgctggggcaggagcaggactcCTATGGGGGCAGGTACAATGCCAGCCAGGCCTTTGTCGGGGAAGTCACCGACGTGTACATGTGGGATTTCCGCCTTGCACCTGATGAAGTACGTTCCATAAGTGGAGGCTGGGATATCCGCTCCCCCGCCCTCCTTGACTGGAGGAACTTCCCTTATGAAATGATAGGCCACGTATTTCTGAAGCCCAGGCTGAGCTGA
- the LOC102565763 gene encoding serum amyloid P-component — translation MEKLLLWLLVLAGLSGIVAQQDLFGQVFVFPRTSATAHVVLGTKNKQPLQSFTVCLRYFSDLTRNYTLFSYASKVHDNEILLFRAYPGTYTLSVAMDFVTYNCQEKESPEWVHICASWESATGIAELWVDGKPLPRKGLQKDYSVKAEASILLGQDQDTYAGEFDEMQSFVGEITDLHMWDRILTSAEIRLVRNNEALPPHAIDWRNLAYEIKHYVVLKPSLSSMYRVLQAAQNGKL, via the exons atggagaagctgctgctttgGCTCCTTGTCCTTGCTGGCCTCTCGGGGATTGTTGCCCAGCAAG ATCTCTTTGGCCAGGTGTTTGTCTTCCCTAGAACATCTGCAACTGCCCACGTTGTCCTGGGAACCAAGAACAAGCAGCCACTGCAGAGCTTCACCGTCTGCCTGCGATACTTCTCTGACCTGACCCGGAACTACACCCTCTTCTCCTACGCCAGCAAGGTCCATGACAATGAGATCCTCCTCTTCAGAGCTTACCCCGGGACGTACACACTCTCTGTGGCCATGGACTTTGTGACCTACAATTGCCAGGAGAAAGAGAGCCCTGAATGGGTCCACATCTGCGCCAGTTGGGAGTCCGCCACGGGCATTGCCGAGCTGTGGGTGGATGGGAAGCCCCTGCCCCGCAAAGGGCTGCAGAAGGACTACTCTGTGAAGGCTGAGGCCTCAATCCTTCTGGGGCAGGATCAGGACACCTATGCGGGTGAGTTCGACGAGATGCAGTCCTTTGTAGGGGAAATCACTGACCTGCACATGTGGGACCGTATTCTCACCTCAGCTGAAATTCGACTGGTCAGGAACAACGAGGCTCTGCCTCCACATGCCATTGATTGGAGAAACCTGGCCTATGAAATCAAGCATTATGTAGTGCTTAAACCCAGTCTGTCCTCAATGTACCGTGTCCTCCAAGCTGCACAGAATGGGAAACTGTGA
- the LOC102564619 gene encoding serum amyloid P-component isoform X2 — translation MHGPWSLGLSHSRGSGLSFGQRVKKMERMLLWLPVLAGFLGIVSLAGLPEARIRAHPSHPSPGAEVELICEVSGGHGPWEFLWEKEDVLQRSMDSVFFIPSFGKNDTGTYTCTATSPTGRVIAEYHLETTNLKWLAFIFPRKSKDSAVLVNMELDEPLRNFSVCLRYFTEQIKSYALFSYATRGQDNDILLYKNRLQNYRLYVGGEFVSFSAQGKESTSQGWIHVCASWESSTGIAELWVNGMPLPRKALQADYAVSPEAAVVLGQEQDSYGGRYNASQAFVGEVTDVYMWDFRLAPDEVRSISGGWDIRSPALLDWRNFPYEMIGHVFLKPRLS, via the exons CCGTGGCTCTGGCCTCAGCTTTGGTCAGCGAGTGAAGAAGATGGAGAGGATGCTGCTGTGGCTCCCTGTCCTTGCTGGCTTCTTAGGCATCGTCTCCCTGGCAG GTCTGCCAGAAGCAAGGATCCGGGCGCACCCGTCCCACCCCAGCCCGGGCGCAGAGGTGGAGCTGATCTGTGAGGTGTCGGGGGGGCACGG GCCATGGGAGTTCCTGTGGGAGAAGGAAGATGTCCTGCAGAGGAGCATGGACAGTGTCTTCTTCATCCCCTCCTTCGGCAAAAATGACACTGGCACCTACACCTGCACAGCCACCAGCCCCACGGGCAGAGTCATCGCCGAGTACCACCTGGAGACCACAA ACCTGAAATGGCTGGCCTTCATCTTCCCCAGAAAGAGCAAAGACTCCGCCGTGCTTGTGAACATGGAGCTGGATGAGCCGCTGCGAAACTTCTCCGTGTGCCTGAGGTACTTCACGGAGCAAATCAAGTCCTATGCCCTCTTCTCCTATGCCACCAGGGGCCAGGACAACGACATCCTCCTCTACAAGAACAGGCTCCAGAATTACCGCCTGTACGTGGGTGGGGAATTTGTGTCCTTCAGTGCCCAAGGGAAGGAGAGCACCAGCCAGGGTTGGATCCATGTCTGTGCCAGCTGGGAATCCAGCACGGGCATTGCTGAGCTCTGGGTGAATGGGATGCCTCTGCCCCGGAAAGCTCTGCAGGCAGACTATGCCGTCAGCCCCGAGGCTGCGGtcgtgctggggcaggagcaggactcCTATGGGGGCAGGTACAATGCCAGCCAGGCCTTTGTCGGGGAAGTCACCGACGTGTACATGTGGGATTTCCGCCTTGCACCTGATGAAGTACGTTCCATAAGTGGAGGCTGGGATATCCGCTCCCCCGCCCTCCTTGACTGGAGGAACTTCCCTTATGAAATGATAGGCCACGTATTTCTGAAGCCCAGGCTGAGCTGA